A genomic segment from Triticum dicoccoides isolate Atlit2015 ecotype Zavitan chromosome 1A, WEW_v2.0, whole genome shotgun sequence encodes:
- the LOC119279642 gene encoding LOB domain-containing protein 6-like, with protein MASSSASSFPGSVITMASSAAAVGAASSGAAGTGSPCAACKFLRRKCQPDCVFAPYFPPDNPQKFVHVHRVFGASNVTKLLNELNPYQREDAVNSLAYEADMRLRDPVYGCVGVISVLQHQLRQLQQDLSRARYELSKYQAAAAVAVSASVGCNGAPAMADFIGNTVPNCTQNFINISHSTAIGAGLGFGHDQFAAVQMLARSYEGEGAVARLGVNGGSGSGGYDFGYTSAMGVGPVSGLGPLSGGPFLKPGTAGGDERHTAAQ; from the exons ATGGCCTCCTCATCGGCGTCATCGTTTCCAGGCTCGGTGATCACCATGGCAtcctcggcggcggcggttggcgccGCGAGCTCCGGGGCGGCCGGCACGGGCTCGCCGTGCGCGGCCTGCAAGTTCCTCCGGCGCAAGTGCCAGCCCGACTGCGTGTTCGCGCCCTACTTCCCGCCGGACAACCCGCAGAAGTTCGTCCACGTGCACCGCGTCTTCGGCGCCAGCAACGTCACCAAGCTGCTCAACGAGCTGAACCCGTACCAGCGGGAGGACGCGGTGAACTCGCTCGCCTACGAGGCCGACATGCGCCTCCGCGACCCCGTCTACGGCTGCGTCGGCGTCATCTCTGTCCTACAGCACCAGCTCCGCCAGCTCCAGCAGGACCTCAGCCGCGCCAGATACGAACTCTCAAAGTACCAG GCGGCTGCGGCGGTGGCGGTCTCGGCGTCTGTGGGGTGCAACGGGGCGCCGGCAATGGCGGATTTCATCGGCAACACGGTGCCCAACTGCACGCAGAACTTCATCAACATCAGCCACTCCACGGCGATCGGCGCGGGTCTTGGGTTCGGGCACGACCAGTTCGCGGCCGTGCAGATGCTGGCCAGGAGCTACGAGGGGGAGGGCGCTGTCGCGAGACTCGGCGTgaacggcggcagcggcagcggcggctacgATTTCGGGTACACATCAGCCATGGGCGTCGGGCCGGTGTCCGGCCTCGGCCCGCTGAGCGGCGGACCGTTCTTGAAACCTGGCACGGCCGGCGGGGACGAGAGGCACACCGCCGCGCAGTAG